A single Streptomyces mirabilis DNA region contains:
- the tnpA gene encoding IS200/IS605 family transposase — MSPRWDPNPDIRTGRHVAYDLHAHLVFVTKYRRGVFDDGMLKRCEEIMREVCGKFEVELREFNGEADHVHLLVHYPPKVALSKLINSLKGVSSRYLRAEYTGRINRIGMGSVFWSRSYFAGSCGGAPLTVIRQYIEGQKRPV; from the coding sequence ATGTCACCACGCTGGGATCCGAACCCCGATATCCGCACCGGCCGCCACGTAGCCTACGACCTGCACGCCCACTTGGTGTTCGTCACGAAGTACCGGCGTGGCGTCTTCGATGACGGGATGCTGAAGCGGTGCGAGGAGATCATGCGGGAGGTGTGTGGCAAGTTCGAGGTGGAGCTTCGGGAGTTCAACGGCGAGGCCGATCACGTACACCTGCTGGTGCACTATCCGCCGAAGGTTGCCCTGTCCAAGCTGATCAACTCACTCAAGGGCGTCAGCTCCCGCTACCTGCGGGCCGAGTACACCGGCCGGATCAACCGGATCGGCATGGGCTCCGTTTTCTGGTCCCGCTCCTACTTCGCAGGCTCATGCGGCGGCGCACCGCTCACCGTGATCCGTCAGTACATCGAGGGCCAGAAACGCCCCGTCTGA